CGGGAAATTCTGCCGCGTGTCACTGGCGCGCTGGAAGAGCTGCTCCACCAGCGGTGAGTGCTGGACGAATCCGGCGAGAGAAATCTGCGGCAGTTTCGGCAGCTGATTCTCCGCGAAGGCGCGGCTGATCCGCTGGTCCCGTTGATCCGGCGTAATGGCATTGCGCTGCTGCAACTGCTGGTGAAACAGCGGCAGTACCTTGAACAGCGCGTAATCATCCGGCAACAGCCCGGTCTTTTCCCAGTGCGGTGCCAGTGCCGATTCGATTGCGTCGAGCGTATCGATGCGTTGCCACTGGATCAGCTGGGCGAGGGCGGTATCGCAGTTGGCCGCCAGTTGCTGGGTGTTGATCAGCCCCTTGTCGAGGGTCTGCTCCACACACTGCTGCCACAGCAGTTGGCGCTGTTCCTTATTGAGCACCCGGCACATGGCGGGCGGCCACTGCATTTGCTGCAGTTGAAACCAGAGTTTGTCGAGCCAGCCTTGCAGCGACTCGACGGCGGGCGGTGCCCAGTTTTTACTGGCCTGCTGGCCGATACCGTACACCTGCTGGCAGCGGTTGCGCAGGCGGTTGGTCGGAGTGAGCAGCAGGCCACCTTCGGGCAGCTGATCCAGGATCTGCAGCAGGGGGAATGCGGGTTGCAGCATGAAAAACGCTTATTGATTTATCGAATTTGAGGTTGCCGCGGGTGCGCGGACTTACAGTCTAACCGGGATGGCGGTAGCGCGGTATTCCGGGGCGAACTCGGCGAAGGCGCGCAGCATGGCGCTCTGGTTGTCGGCGCTGGTAGTGAGCAGCAGGCTGGGCGCCGGTGTTTCCGGCAGGGGAATGTTGAGTTCCTCCAGCCACCAGCGCACGCGCCGGGCGATGGCGTCCCCGGAATCCAGCCAGGTCAGGGGGCGCGGCGCGGCCGCGGCGAGTTCATCCCGGAGCAGGGGAAAGTGGGTACAGGCGAGTACCGCGGTGTCGACGGTGTCGCCATCCGGCCCGGCAAAGATGCGCTCGATCACGGGCGCCAGGTCGGCCGCCGCAATCGGCTCGCCGCGCAGCTTGGCCTCGGCCAGGGCCACGAGTTCCGGTGCGGGTACATTGATGACCCGGTTGCTGGGGGCAAATTCCTCGATCAGTTCGCGGGTGTAGTGGCGGTTGACCGTGCCCTCGGTCGCAATGAGGGCAATGGTGCCGGAGCGGCTGGCGGCAGCGGCGGGCTTGATCGCGGGCACAACGCCCACCACAGGCTGCGCCAGAACGTCGCGCAGGGAGGGCAGGGCCAGGGTGCTGGCGGTATTGCAGCCCACCACGAGGATGTCCGCGTTGCAGGCGGCCATCATATGGCTGGCGACCTCGACGATGCGCGGCCGAAGCACTTCTTCTGACTTGTTGCCGTAGGGGTAGAACGCATTGTCGATCCCGAAATGCAGGGTCAGGCCGGGTATCTGGCGACGGATCTCCCGCGCGATACTGATGGCGCCGACGCCGGAATCGAATATCAATGCACTGGGCGCCTTGTTAGAATGGCCGCTTCCTTTAGGCATGTAAAAACCTGTCTCCCGATACGGACTGCTGGCCGGCAAGAATACCTCAGCCGGTGCCCTGTAATAAGTTTAAGTGATTTTCTATGACCTGGTTTCCCCTGCAACTCTCCCTCGAACAGGCCATTCTCGCCGGTGTGGCCGTGCTGGTACTGGTGTTGCTGGTGTTCTGGGCGGGCAGGTCCCGTCTGCTCAGTCAGCTGCATCAGTTGCGCAGTGAGCAGCAGGTGCTGGCCGCCCAACACGTGGCGGGCCGTGAGCGCGAGACCCAGCAGGGCTTGGAAATCCAGCAACTGCGAGACGAGCTGGCGAGCAAATCCCAGCAACTGGCGCGCTACCAGGTACTGGTGGAGAGAAGCGAGGTGGCGCTGGCGGAACAGAAACAGCAGCTGGAGCAGACCCGCGCATCCATGACCCAGCAGTTCGAAAACCTGGCGAACCGCATTTTCGAAGAAAAGCAGCAGATGTTCGTGCGCCGCAGTGAAGACAGCCTGCGCAAGAGCCTCGACCCGCTGGAGCGCCAGCTGGGTGACTTCCGCAAGCGGGTGGAGCATGTCTACGACCGTGAGAACGCCGAGCGCAACAGCCTGCTGGGCCAGATCAAGGCGCTGCGGGAGCAGACCCAGCGCATCAGCGACGAGGCCCTGAACCTGACCTCCGCACTCAAGGGCGACCGCAAGATCCAGGGCAACTGGGGCGAAGTGGTGCTGGAGCGCCTGCTGGAGGAATCCGGCCTGCAGAAAGGGCGCGAATACGAAACCCAGGTTTCCCTGAAAGACAGTACCGCCGATGGCCGCCGTCGCCAGCCCGACGTGATTGTGCGCCTGCCGGAAAACAAGGACCTGATCATCGATTCCAAGGTCTCCCTGGTGGATTACGAGCGCTACGCGTCTGCAGAAACCGACGAGGAGCGGAGTCAGGCGCTCAAGCAGCACGTCAACTCCCTGCGCGCGCACATTACCGGCCTGAACAAGAAGGCCTATGAACAGCTCGAAGGTGTGCGCACCCTCGATTTTGTTTTTATCTTCGTGCCCATTGAGGCGGCCTACATGCTGGCCATGCAGGCCGACCC
The nucleotide sequence above comes from Microbulbifer salipaludis. Encoded proteins:
- the murI gene encoding glutamate racemase, which encodes MPKGSGHSNKAPSALIFDSGVGAISIAREIRRQIPGLTLHFGIDNAFYPYGNKSEEVLRPRIVEVASHMMAACNADILVVGCNTASTLALPSLRDVLAQPVVGVVPAIKPAAAASRSGTIALIATEGTVNRHYTRELIEEFAPSNRVINVPAPELVALAEAKLRGEPIAAADLAPVIERIFAGPDGDTVDTAVLACTHFPLLRDELAAAAPRPLTWLDSGDAIARRVRWWLEELNIPLPETPAPSLLLTTSADNQSAMLRAFAEFAPEYRATAIPVRL
- the rmuC gene encoding DNA recombination protein RmuC; its protein translation is MTWFPLQLSLEQAILAGVAVLVLVLLVFWAGRSRLLSQLHQLRSEQQVLAAQHVAGRERETQQGLEIQQLRDELASKSQQLARYQVLVERSEVALAEQKQQLEQTRASMTQQFENLANRIFEEKQQMFVRRSEDSLRKSLDPLERQLGDFRKRVEHVYDRENAERNSLLGQIKALREQTQRISDEALNLTSALKGDRKIQGNWGEVVLERLLEESGLQKGREYETQVSLKDSTADGRRRQPDVIVRLPENKDLIIDSKVSLVDYERYASAETDEERSQALKQHVNSLRAHITGLNKKAYEQLEGVRTLDFVFIFVPIEAAYMLAMQADPEMFRFAYERQIVLVSPTSLMATLRTVENIWRYEKQNKNAEKIADEAGKLHDQFALVLESLDNLGGRIRQADEAFQETYKRLATGRGNAVKRIDSLRKLGAKTRKQIAADLREKAEDSHKLPAPQPEPAEDSAVVETEAE